The following are encoded together in the Panicum virgatum strain AP13 chromosome 6K, P.virgatum_v5, whole genome shotgun sequence genome:
- the LOC120712075 gene encoding probable LRR receptor-like serine/threonine-protein kinase At3g47570 has product MKSRRQQRLRLLPALLSFISYLLLFFTTNASSSSPDNNDLTTLLSLKSFISEDPTGALSSWDALDNSTLNNGTHGFCRWTGVTCTSSFPPRVAALHLPGLGLVGTLSPHLGNLTQLNLLDLSHNKLEGEIPPSLAGCSVLCHLNLSGNFLSGAVPPAMGHLSRLAVLSMEKNNISGLIPSSFANLTALTVFGIASNSVHGEVPEWLGNLTRLIYLNIGQNIISGHVPPPLSELAHLQHLGVAGNVLEGTIPPSLFNMSSLEVFDVGNNNLSGSLPPDMGFMLPNLRIFNALGNRFEGPIPFSLSNISRLQTLNLNGNRFQGRIPPNIGINGVLVVFDVSDNELQATDPKDWDFLTSLANCKKLKTIGLETNNLSGTLPDTIANLSLELEYMWLQGNQITGHIPKAIGRYSKLKSLALGYNLFTGTIPSDIGKLTQLHDLCLEQNSFHGEIPPSLGNLTQLNWFNLSSNYLDGRIPATLGNLSTVTYFDISQNLLSGQIPEEIVSISSLTELFDLSNNALTGPIPLQIGRLVNLVKIDLSSNKLSGEIPGTIGRCLEMQFLYFQGNLLHGQIPNDLKAMKGLEVLDLSNNKLSGPIPEFLGSFMLLRSLNLSFNKLSGPVPNKNIFTNARSVSLASNGPLCGGPPFFHFPPCPYQSPSSNKQNQRLQTLIFIVPALAFVIICIATCYYIKKLKSKAVGCNQEHGSTIVSVMHHKISYSELSTATNSFSIENLIGRGSFGSVYKGILSFGRHSINVAVKIIDLQQRGACQSFMSECNALKRIKHRKLVKVITVCDSLDHNGDEFKALVLEFIPNGSLDKWLYPSCESVNRLSLEQRLSIALDIAEALEYLHHHINPSIAHCDIKPSNILLDEDMTAHIGDFGLAKIMNVGSSGKSLGGSTSVGIKGTFGYLAPECGTRTAISTEADVFSYGVLLLEMLTGRRPTDKLFHDATSLPKFVEMAYPDKLLEIMDPMMPYDGEEHDIVDLYIAPISRLGLACCRESSRQRMKMGEVLKELSTIKTEWERNISKFDDP; this is encoded by the exons ATGAAGAGTAGACGACAGCAGCGCCTCCGCCTGCTGCCTGCTCTTCTCAGCTTCATCTCCTACCTCCTCCTGTTCTTCACCACCAACGCTAGCAGCTCCAGCCCAGACAACAATGACCTCACCACGCTTCTCTCGCTCAAATCCTTCATCAGCGAGGACCCCACGGGTGCCCTGTCTTCCTGGGATGCCCTCGACAACAGCACCCTCAACAACGGCACCCACGGTTTCTGCAGATGGACCGGGGTGACGTGCACCAGCAGTTTCCCCCCACGCGTGGCTGCCCTGCACCTACCGGGACTAGGCCTCGTCGGCACCTTGTCGCCACACCTAGGTAACCTCACCCAGCTCAACTTGCTTGATCTCTCGCACAACAAGCTTGAAGGCGAGATCCCTCCTAGCCTTGCTGGCTGCTCCGTGCTCTGCCACCTCAACCTGAGTGGCAACTTCCTGTCCGGCGCCGTTCCTCCCGCCATGGGCCACCTGTCGAGGCTCGCTGTTCTCAGCATGGAGAAGAACAACATCTCGGGTCTCATCCCTTCTTCGTTCGCCAACCTCACCGCGCTCACCGTGTTCGGCATCGCTAGTAACTCCGTGCATGGGGAGGTCCCGGAGTGGTTGGGGAATTTGACTAGGCTCATATATTTGAACATTGGACAGAACATTATAAGTGGCCATGTCCCACCACCCTTGTCCGAGCTAGCTCACCTTCAACATCTTGGGGTAGCAGGAAATGTCCTAGAGGGTACCATTCCTCCGTCATTGTTCAACATGTCATCACTTGAGGTCTTTGATGTGGGTAACAACAACCTCTCAGGTTCTCTACCTCCAGATATGGGTTTCATGCTTCCCAATCTAAGAATATTTAATGCACTCGGCAACCGATTTGAAGGCCCAATACCATTTTCTTTGTCAAATATATCTCGGCTTCAAACACTCAACCTCAATGGCAACAGGTTCCAAGGCAGAATCCCCCCAAACATTGGTATAAACGGAGTTTTGGTGGTGTTTGATGTAAGCGACAATGAGCTCCAAGCTACGGATCCAAAAGATTGGGATTTCCTAACTTCCTTAGCTAATTGCAAAAAGTTGAAAACCATTGGTCTTGAAACAAACAACCTTTCGGGCACTTTGCCAGATACAATCGCAAATCTTTCTCTAGAGCTAGAGTACATGTGGCTTCAGGGAAACCAAATCACCGGGCACATACCAAAAGCAATAGGAAGGTACTCCAAACTCAAATCCCTTGCGCTTGGATATAACCTCTTCACAGGAACCATACCTTCAGATATTGGAAAGCTGACTCAACTCCATGATCTATGCTTAGAGCAAAATTCATTTCATGGGGAGATCCCGCCGTCTCTAGGAAATCTCACACAATTGAATTGGTTTAATTTGTCCTCCAACTATCTTGATGGTAGAATTCCAGCAACTCTTGGAAACCTTAGCACGGTGACTTATTTTGATATATCACAGAATCTCCTTAGTGGCCAAATCCCAGAAGAGATTGTCAGCATTTCCTCCCTAACCGAATTGTTTGACCTCTCCAATAATGCATTAACTGGTCCTATTCCTCTACAAATTGGGCGTTTGGTCAACCTTGTCAAAATTGATCTCTCATCAAATAAATTATCAGGTGAAATTCCAGGAACAATTGGAAGATGCCTTGAAATGCAATTCCTTTACTTTCAAGGAAATCTCCTCCATGGACAAATCCCCAATGATCTCAAAGCAATGAAAGGCCTAGAAGTGTTGGACCTATCAAACAACAAACTATCAGGACCCATCCCCGAATTCCTTGGGAGCTTCATGCTTCTTAGGAGTCTAAACCTTTCATTCAACAAACTATCTGGTCCAGTGCCAAACAAGAATATCTTCACCAATGCACGTTCTGTATCACTTGCAAGTAATGGGCCACTATGCGGCGGCCCTCCATTCTTTCATTTTCCTCCATGCCCGTATCAAAGTCCTAGCAGCAATAAACAAAATCAACGACTACAAACATTGATATTTATTGTACCAGCATTGGCCTTTGTTATCATTTGCATTGCTACATGCTACTACATCAAGAAGCTAAAATCAAAAGCGGTTGGTTGTAATCAAGAACATGGAAGCACAATTGTTTCTGTGATGCATCACAAGATATCATACTCAGAGTTATCTACTGCAACAAATTCGTTCTCTATAGAAAATTTGATTGGCCGCGGAAGCTTCGGCAGTGTATACAAAGGAATTTTGTCATTTGGCAGACATTCAATCAATGTGGCCGTGAAGATAATTGATCTTCAACAACGAGGTGCATGTCAGAGCTTCATGTCAGAGTGCAATGCTCTTAAAAGGATTAAACACCGAAAATTAGTGAAAGTTATAACTGTGTGTGATAGCTTGGATCACAACGGTGACGAATTTAAGGCACTCGTGTTGGAGTTTATCCCTAATGGAAGCCTAGATAAATGGTTATATCCAAGTTGTGAAAGTGTGAACAGGCTAAGCTTGGAACAAAGGCTAAGCATTGCTCTTGATATTGCTGAAGCACTAGAATATCTTCACCATCACATTAATCCTTCTATTGCTCATTGTGATATTAAACCAAGTAATATCCTTCTTGATGAAGATATGACCGCACATATTGGTGATTTTGGATTAGCAAAGATAATGAATGTTGGATCAAGTGGGAAATCATTAGGTGGAAGTACCTCAGTTGGAATTAAAGGAACATTTGGGTACCTTGCACCAG AGTGTGGCACAAGAACCGCGATTTCTACCGAGGCTGATGTATTCAGCTATGGTGTGCTATTGTTGGAGATGCTTACTGGACGAAGGCCAACAGACAAGTTGTTTCATGATGCAACCAGTCTTCCCAAGTTTGTCGAGATGGCCTATCCTGATAAGCTATTAGAAATAATGGACCCTATGATGCCTTACGATGGAGAAGAACATGACATTGTAGATTTGTACATTGCTCCTATTTCAAGGCTTGGTTTGGCTTGCTGTAGAGAGTCCTCAAGGCAGCGGATGAAGATGGGTGAGGTGTTGAAAGAATTGAGCACCATAAAGACAGAATGGGAGCGTAACATTAGTAAATTTGATGATCCATAA